The genomic segment ACATTTCCGCATCGCATTGATCAAGTGAGCAAAGCCAGAAAAAAACGATTTCCCTTCGGATTCGTTTGTGACCGCTAACAATTCGTCAAATGAAGCCCCTGCGCAAAAAGCAGCAGTACCTTGACTCTTTAAAACCAATACAGTCACTTCTGAATTATGTCCTAAATCATCAATAGTTTTGGTTAGTTCTTGTAACAACTGTGCTGGAAATGAATTACTAGCAGGATGGCCAAATTCAATCGTGGCGATTTTTGCATCGATAGAAACGGTTATAGTACCTGTTGCATTTTGTAATGACATAGCAGAAATTTTACTGTAAAGTTAAAACTATTCTGTTAGTTTGCTCTTTTTTTAAATAGAATGGCTTGGTTTTTTTCAAACATTCAAGAAATTAAACTCAAATTAACCTATATTTGCTGCCTGCATTGGGGATGTAGCTCAGTTGGCTAGAGTGCTTGACTGGCAGTCAAGAGGTCGTGGGTTCGAGCCCCATCTTCTCCACTTTCAAAGCCTTTCAAGTAATTGAAGGGCTTTTTTAATACTTAATTGTCCCAATGTGACGCATTACCCTGACAATTCGATCTTTTCGGCGGTTGATAAATCCTGAAGAATTGGAAGCCTTGTATTTTCTTGGATTGGGTAAAATAGCGGCAATTCCGGCTGCTTCTCTTTTGGTTAAACTCGAAGCGTCTTTACCGTACCAATATTGGGTAGCCGCATGTGCACCATAAATTCCATCGCCCATTTCAATGCTATTTAAATAGACTTCCATAATGCGTTCTTTGCCCCAAATCAATTCGATTAAAACCGTAAAATAAGCTTCCAAGGCTTTTCTAAAATAACTTCGGCCTTGCCATAAAAACACATTTTTAGCTGTTTGTTGTGAAATGGTACTTCCGCCTTTAATCCTTTTGCCGTTTGCATTGTTCTGAAATGCTTTTTGCATCGCACTAAAATCAAATCCATGATGGTGTAAAAAAGTTCCGTCTTCACTAGCAATTACGGCTTTTTGCAAATTCATCGAAATGTTTTCAATAGGCTCCCAATTGTGTTCAAAATAAATGGGTTTTTTATCCAACTTATTTTCAATAATTCGAATGCCCATCAAAGGAGTAAATGGTACAGGAACAAATTTAAAAAAGACTACTAAACCCACCGAGAGTCCAAAAAACCAGACAATTGTTGTATACAGAATTCGCTTCAATTTCATCATAAATAAAGGCGTTTGGTTTTTCTTATTTGATAGCAGCAACAATCTCTCGAATGATATTAATATGATGCTTTGTATGTATTTCTAAAAAATGAACGGTTGGACGTTTCTTCATGTTGCCAAAATAAGGATGTTCAAAAAAATGATCTTCTGATATCAATTCCAATTGACTGATTTTTTCTTTAGTAGCCATTATATGTTGTTCCAAACTATCTTCAGTATAAGCTACTTGTGGTTTTACTACTTTTGGCACCCTACCTTTTCCTCTTGGGATTCTATTGGTTAACAAAACTATATTTTTGAGCAAACTAAATTGAGAAGAAAAGTTCGTCGGGTTCGATTGTGCTAATGAACTGATAACACCATTAATAGTTAATAATATATGTTCGATGTGCCAACCAATATCTACTTTTGAAATTTGATCGTTTGAAAAAGTATAACCTGGAATATAGGTTGCTACATCATCAACTAGTGATTCTAGGCTATTTTTCATAATAAAATTGGTAAACTATTGATTTGTATACCAATCAAAAATACGAAAATGTTGAATATAAAAAAGAAAAATTGATTCGGTCATCCAATCGCAACTCAAGACACAACAAAAAGATTGAAAAGCTTACTTAAACTACAAAAATAATATGCTTTAAAACAAAAAACCTTGCATTACTGCAAGGTTTTTAAATGTAATATAAGTGTCTTTTATTCTGGATCATTCATTTTAAATGTATCCATAAACGCTGTAGTGTAATCCCCAGCAATATAACGAGGATCATCCATCAACTGTCTGTGGAATGGAATAGTTGTTTTAATTCCTTCAATCACAAATTCATCTAAAGCTCTTCTCATTTTACTAATTGCTTCCTCGCGTGTTTGTGCTGTTGTAATCAACTTAGCAATCATTGAGTCATAGTTGGGCGGAATAGAATAGCCTGAATATACGTGCGTATCTAAACGTACACCGTGTCCTCCCGGCATGTGCAAGGTGGTAATTTTTCCTGGTGACGGACGGAAATCGTTATATGGATCTTCGGCATTGATACGGCATTCAATAGCGTGTAATTGTGGTAAATAATTTTTACCAGAAATTGGCACACCAGCTGCTACTAATATTTGTTCACGAATCAAGTCGTAATCAATTACTTGTTCAGTAATTGGGTGTTCTACTTGAATACGCGTGTTCATTTCCATGAAATAGAAATTACGGTGTTTGTCTACCAAAAATTCTACTGTTCCAGCTCCCTCATATTTGATATATTCAGCTGCTTTCACAGCAGCTTCTCCCATTTTCTGACGCAATTCATCGGTCATAAATGGCGAAGGGGTTTCTTCAGTTAATTTTTGGTGACGACGTTGTACAGAACAATCTCTTTCAGAAAGATGACAGGCTTTTCCGTATGAATCTCCAACGATTTGGATTTCAATATGACGAGGCTCTTCGATTAATTTCTCCAAGTACATTCCGTCATTTCCAAAAGCAGCTGCCGATTCTTGACGTGCGCTTTCCCACGCTTTTAATAGATCTTCTTCTGCCCAAACCGCACGCATTCCTTTTCCACCACCACCGGCAGTAGCTTTCAACATTACTGGGTAACCAAATTGATTGGCTAATTCAGCTGCTTGTTCGTACGATTCTAATATTCCTACAGAACCTGGAACACAAGGAACACCCGCTTCAATCATTGTTGATTTAGCCGAAGCTTTATCTCCCATTCTGTCAATCATTTCAGGAGCCGCACCAATAAACTTGATACCGTGCTCTTGACAGATTTTTGAGAATTTTGAATTTTCAGAAAGAAAACCGTATCCTGGGTGAATAGCATCAGCATTGGTAATTTCTGCTGCCGCAATAATATTGGACATTTTCAAATAGGATAAATTACTTGGTGGAGGGCCAATACAAACCGCTTCATCTGCAAATTTTACGTGTAAACTTTCCGCATCTGCAGTAGAATAAACAGCAACTGTTTTGATTCCCATTTCCTTGCAAGTACGAATAACACGAAGTGCAATTTCTCCTCTATTTGCAATTAATATTTTTTTAAACATACTTTGTTAGTTTAGAAGTTTATGGGCTTAGGGGTTTAGTAGAAATAGGTTAAAAAACACTTAAACTTCTATACTCCTAAACTTTTAAACTATTAAATTATGATGGATCTACTAAGAATAATGGTTGATCAAATTCTACTGGAGACATGTCATCCACTAAAATTTTAACGATTTTACCTGAAACTTCTGATTCGATTTCGTTGAATAATTTCATAGCTTCAATTACACACAAAACATCTCCTTTTCCGATAGTACTTCCCACCTCAACAAAAACTGGTTTGTCTGGAGATGGTTTTCTGTAGAAAGTTCCAATAATTGGTGATTTAATTGTAACATATTTTGAATCTTCGGCTGCTGGAGCGGCAGGAGTAGCTGGAGCAGCTGCTGCTGGAGCAATCGCTTGAGGGATTACAGCTTGTTGAATAACAGGTTGTGCTGGCATTTGCTGCACATAAGTAGTTTCTGTAGTGTTTCCTTCTAAAGTGGTTCTGATGGTTACCTTTACATCGTCCATTTCCAACTTTACCTCTGCAACACCTGAGTTTGCAACAAATTTGATTAGGTTTTGAATTTCTTTTAAATCCATAATGATTTGTTTTTAGTTTACATTTATTTTTTGTCGTAGGCCCATTTTAAGTAAATAGCACCCCAAGTAAATCCACCACCAAAAGCAGCAAATATTATTGTATCCCCTTTTTTAAATTGTTTTTCGAAATCACTCAATACTAGCGGTAGGGTAGCTGAAGTTGTATTGCCGTATCTTTCAATATTCATTAGCACTTTACTATCTTCTAAGTTCATTCTTTGAGCAGTAGCATCAATAATGCGCTTATTAGCTTGGTGTGGCACTAACCAATCAACATCATGATTCGTCAAGTTATTTCGTTTCAAGATTTGTTCACTGGCATCTGCCATATTAGTCACAGCATATTTAAAAACAGTTTTTCCGTCTTGAATAATGTTATGCTTTTTATCTTTTACTGTATCTATTGTAGTTGGCATTAGAGAACCTCCAGCTGTAATTTTTAAGAAATCACGGCCCACACCATCAGAACGTAGGTATTCGTCTTGCAAACCTAAACCTTCATGGTTAGGCTCAAACAAAACAGCACCAGCACCATCACCAAATATGATACAAGTAGCACGATCTGTGTAATCAACGATAGACGACATTTTATCGGCTCCAATAAGTAATACTTTTTTATATCTTCCAGATTGAATGTAGGCGGCGGCAGTTGACATTCCGAATAAGAAGCTAGAACAAGCGGCTTGTAAATCGTAACCAAATGCGTTAGTTGCACCTATTTCAGTTGCCACAAAAGCAGCGGTTGAGGCTACGGGCATATCGGCAGTGGCAGTTGCCACAATTACTAAATCGATCTCCAAAGGATCTAAATTAGCTTTGGCCATTAAATCATTAGCAGCCATAATAGCAAGGTAGGAAGTTCCTTTGCTATCGTCTTTAAGAATACGTCTTTCTTTAATTCCTGTACGAGCAGTTATCCATTCGTCATTTGTATCTACCATCGTTTGTAAAATATCGTTGGTCAAAACAAAATCAGGAACATAAGCTCCAACAGCGGTAATTGCGGCTGTAATTGTACTCATTAGTATTCATTTATTACTATCAAATGCTGGGCATTTGAGAAATTGTAAAAGAATTGAAAATTACAAAAAATTTTCTAATCCGAATCTTTAAACAGTCTAATTTGTAGAAAATAATAGGCAACAAAAAAAACTCTCACATCGTGAGAGTTCTATTTTAGCTGCAAAAATGTATTAAGCAACAGCCTCTGATTTATCGATAACCACTTGCCCTCTGTAGTACATTTTACCTTCGTGCCAATACGCTCTGTGGTATAAGTGCGCTTCTCCTGTAATAGGACAAGTAGCGATTTGAGCTACAGTTGCTTTGTAATGTGTTCTTCTCTTATCTCTTCTTGTTTTCGAGATTTTTCTCTTAGGATGTGCCATTTTACTATATTATTTATCCGTTAATAGTTGCTTTAATTTGTCCCATCTAGGGTCAATATTTTCTTCTTGTTTATTCTCTTTTTTGGTTTCTTTGACTGCTAATTCATTCAGTTTTTTTAAAGCTTCTGACTCTAAAGTCCCATCTTTAACTCCTGGATGAACTCGTCTTAGAGGTACTGAAAGTACAATCATCTCATAAATATACTGTGCAATATCGACCTCAAATTCGCCGAAAGGCAAAATCAATAACTCTTCGTTGTCATTATTGAATTCTTCGCCAAAACGAACAATCAATTTCATTTTGCTTTTGATTGGCAAATCAAAATCTTCTCCTGTTACATCACAGGGTACATTTACTATTCCTTCATGCTTAAAACTGATTTCCAGCATGTTGGATTTTTTCTCTAAAACTACATTTACTTTGATATTTGAATTTTGAAATTCGTCATAATCAAAGATGTCAAAGAACGCATTGTCTATTTGATATTCAAAATGATGTTTACCTAGCTTTAATCCTACAAATGGAATTAAATATTCTTTAGTCTTCTTCATTTCAACAACATTTTACCCTGAACTACGGGAGCGCAAAGATATAAAATTATTATAAATCCAATAGCCTTATTCTCCTTTTTTTGAAAACTCTTGTTTCGGTCTTATTTTTAAAGGATTTTGGCTGATTTCATAGTATTGATTTCTCGAATGAAAAATATCAATCGCTAAATAAACCGCCTCTTTGAACGAATTGAAATCTGCAATTCCTTTTCCAGCGATATCATAAGCCGTTCCGTGATCTGGAGACGTTCTAATTTTATTCAATCCTGCGGTATAATTCACCCCATTACCAAAAGACAAGGTCTTGAACGGAATTAAACCTTGATCGTGATAGGTAGCAATAACTGCATCGTACTTCTCATATTGGTTGCTTCCAAAAAATCCGTCAGCTGGGAAAGGTCCAAAAACCAAAGTGCCTTTTTCAAAAATCTTTTTCAAAGTAGGTTTTAAAATCGCATCGTCTTCATTCCCTATTACTCCACCATCACCACAATGTGGATTCACTCCTAAAACTGCAATTCTAGGTTTGTTGATGCTAAAATCCTGAATCAAAGATTGTTTAATCGTTTCAATTTTTTTAGTGATCAAGGCTTCTGTCAAATGCGAAGCTACTTCACTCACCGGAATATGATCCGTTAATAATCCTACGCGCAGATTGTCTTGCACCATGAACATTAACGCATCGCCTTCTAATTCTTGTGCTAAATAATCGGTATGACCCGGAAATTTAAACGTATCTGATTGTATGTTGTATTTGTTAATTGGCGCAGTGACCAAAACATCTACCTTACCTTCTTTCAAAGCTTGAGTAGCTGCTACAAATGATTTGATTGCATATTCGCCAACCGTTTCATCATTAATTCCTAAATTCAAATCAAAACCTTCTCTCCAAACGTTGAGTACATTCACTTTTCCAAGAACCAATTGATCCAAACGGTCAATTCCGTGAAGATGAATCTCTGATTCCAAGTTGCGTTTGATGAACGAAAGTTGTTTTACATTGGCAAAAATAACCGGCGTACACAATTCTAACATTCTCGCATCTTCGAATGTTTTTAGAACGACTTCGCTTCCAATACCGTTTAAATCTCCTATCGAAATTCCAACAATTATATTTTCTGCTTTTTTCATACTGCCCTGAGGTTATTTATTACTAATTTTGAAGTGCAAATTTAGTAAAATAAAACAAGAAATGTTTACAGGGATTATAGAAACACTCGGAAGGGTTCAAGAAATACAAAAAGACCAAGACAATGTTCATATTACGGTGGCATCAAGCATCACTGGCGAGTTGAAAATTGACCAAAGTGTGGCGCATAATGGCGTATGCCTAACGGTGGTTGCGATTAAAGACAACACCTATACTGTAACCGCGATTGCAGAGACCATCAATAAAACCAATTTATCGCATTGGAAAGTGGGCGATACTGTCAATTTAGAACGCGCCATGAAACTGGGTGATCGTTTGGACGGCCACATTGTTCAAGGACATGTGGATCAAACCGGAACCTGTATTGCAATTGAAGAAGCTGGCGGAAGTTGGCACTACACTTTTGAATATGACTCAGCGGCGAACAATATTACTATCGAAAAAGGTTCGATTACCGTAAACGGAGTAAGTTTGACCGTAGTTAATTCCAAGCAAAATCAATTTAGTGTAGCGATTATTCCATATACCTATGAACACACTAATTTCAATGCCTTTCAAATTGGTACTGTTATTAATTTAGAATTTGACGTGATTGGGAAATATGTAAGTCGTTTGTATGGGAATCGGATTTAAAATACGTGAATTCTAAAAATTAATTAATAAATTTATACATTTGAATATTAACACCCTAAAAACCATTAGTATGTACAATAAATTTTTGTTTTTGTTTCTATTTATTTTTTCGAACAGTCTTTGGAGTCAAAACAATACTTTTGCGATTCAAAAATCAAATTTTTTAACATTCATAAGCGCTAATGGAATTGAGGAACCAAAAAGTGATATAGAAGGTTCCCAATACATTAATAAAGATTTTTCGCCTTCGACAATCTCTTGCTTGTCAGAAAAAACACCTCCTATTCGTTACAACGTTTTTAAAGAAGAAATGGAGTTTATTCTTGATGATAAATTGTATTATGTAAAAAAAAGTGATAGTTGTATTATTTCGTTAGGCAATAACTCTTATAAATATTTTGAAAATTACAGTAAAGAGAAAAAGGGTGGTTATTTAATGATTTTAAATAAATTAAATGATCCAAAATATATTTTATACAAAAAAGAAAAAGTAAAATTTGTTCCTGAATATATCCCTAATTCGACTTATGGTAAAGAAAAACCTGCTTCATATGTTATTGACAAAAGCAAGTATTATATTTCAATGCCAGATGGCCTAACAGAATTTCCAAAAAAGAAATCAGAACTTTTAAAACTTTTTCCAAACAATCAAGTGTCCATCGAATCGTTTTTAACTGATAAAAAAATATCATTTAGTCAAGAATCTAATCTAATTGAATTAATTGATTTTTTAAATACACTGTAGATTCAACTGAAATTTAAATAGGATTTGATAAGGTAATTTCGACCGAAAATAACTTTTGTCAACCTGAACTCGTTTTAGGTTCCAAAATCAATCGAGCCTACAAGTCCCGTAGGGATGACCCATATCCTAACAACGGATTTCAATCCGTTGGTGCCTAAGCAAAGCAAACGAGATGCTGGCTCGAGCGTAGCGAACAGGCGAAGCAAACGAGTTCAACATGACAAAAGTTGTTTGTATCGACTAGACTAAAATCCAGCCTTCCAAAGTCAATCGAGCCTATGGCTCTCCTGCGTTGCCTGAGGCTCTCGAAGGCAACGACCCATGTCCTAACAACGGATTTTAATCCGTTGGGGGAAATAAAAAAAGGCTCTCAATTACTTGAAAGGCTTTTTTGTGGGACTACCTGTTAGCAACTGTCCTTTTTACTCGAAAATTGGTTTGGTTGAATTAGTTTCCTCAATAAAAATCATCATATCAAAATTTTTGATTAATGGAAGATAATAAATATCCTCTTTCGATTCTTTTGAATAACCAATTAACCTTGTAGCTCCGATTATTTCATTTGTGGTTAGTTGATTTTTTAAATCCGACATATCCATAACAAACGAGTTACCATTTTGAGATAGTTTTTTTTCCCAAAACAAGCTATTGACAGGTTGAAATAATTCTGTTTTAAGTTTCTCCGTATAAAGGTGGTCTCCATTTATAAATTTTTCATCTATATATGCATAACTTCCTTTTAAGGTAGTAAGCCCAATTGTGTAATAATCGCTCCCGAATTCTTTTTTGAGGTCTCTACCCATTATACCTATTTCGTTGTCTGTGATAATTTCGTTAGAAATATGTGCATTGTGAGCCCAAACAATAATTTTACTATCAGAATTTTTTGCTAAAAATGATATTCTATCAGCCATTATTTCATCTCGACTTTGAACTGGTTTTTGGTTTTTAATGTTTAAATAGTTTATATATGTGTTCTTTCCATTGAAAAGAATTTCTCTAATTGATTTAGTTGTTTTTTTAGTTGATTCTAAATAATTTTCTATATCTAAAATGTTATTGCAAATTGAATTATTGACTTTATGTTCTTTTTTTAATTTATCCGTTGAACTTTTTTCAATATTGGATTTTAATTCTTTTAAGAGCTTATTCAATACGTTATCATTGACTGAATTAAAGTTTTCTTTTAGTAGTTCATAAAAAACCCAATATGAATCATCGCAACCTTTAAACTCAATATTATATATCGATTTATTATCCTTATACCATTGTAAAAAAGATTTCATTTCTTGGGTTTGATAAATGGAAAATAAGTGTTTATGCATTAAACTATCTAATGGGGATTTAAGCAAGTCTTTGTTTAGGATTTCAATATCATCGTATGGATTTTCTAGCACCACAAGACGATATCCTTTTTCTTTTATTAATCTTTTTGTTATTATTTCCCTAAGTCGATAAAATTCTGAGGTTCCGTGTGTACTTTCTCCTATTGCAACTATTTTTTTTTCACCTATTTTTTCTATCAAAGGGCCTAAACTATTACGTAGAGTTTCTTCATTCGAAAAGTCCAATTTTCTAGAAGATTTTGATAATGCCGATTCAAGTTTGTCAGAATTGTAATCCTCCAAAGTTAATCTTTTTGTTTCTTCTAATTTCTGAATGTCTATGCCGTCAATACTAACTTTAAAGTCATCAAACCAAGCTATACCTTTTTTCCCTAATATCCCGCCTACATAGATATCTTTTGCATTAGACGGAAATGGTAATTTTATGGCATATTCTCTCCAATCACTTGTACCTCTTATTTTTTGATTTTGCATTGATTTAAATGCTAAAGAACCTTTTTTTGAATGTCCGTCAATCCGCATCACAAGCCCAACATAATCTTTGACATTTTCATATTTAATTCGACCAGAAAGTACAATAGTGTCTCCAACATAATTGGCTGGAATCCTATAAGTAATGCAGCCAAATGTTCCATTTTTATCGGAAACAACTTTCCCAACAGAATTACCATCGCTAAATTTTTCTCCTGTCAAATTTTCAAAATTTCCCCATTTAAACCATCCTGTAGGCATTTTTTGTTCTTCCTGTTTAAAATCGTTAAAGTCTAAATTGTATTTGTTTTGACTTTCAACTATTAATGGTAAAATTAGAAGAATTAAAAAGTATAATTTTTGTTTTAAGAGTTTCATATTTTTGAAGTTCTTTTTTTTTGGGTTGTTGTTAACGTTTTGCAGCTTGCAGATGTGTCGAATTTAAGTAAGCCTTAACTTTCGGTTAAACAATTACTTTTTAAGTACAAAACCAACTTTAAATTAAGCACAAAACCCGCCATTTTTGCAAACTGCTGTTGTGCGTTCGGTTTTATATTTAAAATCTATATCCTATTCTTAAATGCAAGTTAGCTGCCGCTTCTCCTTCATTTTTTGAATATCCAGCACTTTCAGCGAAAATATATCTATATCCAATTCCAATTCCAGTTTCATATGTAAAATGTTTTCCAATATTTCTTTTTAAACCCCAAGTAGGAATTATTGAAATTTGATTGGCAATTTTAACATTTTCATAATTTGATATTACAAACCAATTAGGATGATAACTTGTTTGAAGTGTTAAGAAATTTGCACTGTTTCCGCTTATATTTTTTGATTTAGAAACTCGCTTATCTAAATTATAATACCATCGTGGCTCTAATGTTATAACAGGTGTCATTAAATATCCGTTTTTTGGATAAAAACTTCCACCAAAAAATCCAGCATCCATTCCTATTTCCGCACGCAATGCAATTTCATTGGTTAATTTTACTTCTCGATGTGCCCAAATTCCTAAAGTTCCAATTTGAATTCCATAAGTTGATTTTTCGACACTTGCGTTTTGTGCTTTTGAAAAAAATGTAAATAAACAAATTGACAAAGTAATTATCATTTTAGTTGAAATATTTGTTTTCATAAATTTTAATGGATTTGTTTTTTATTCGTGTTTAAAATTGATTATTCTTTTTTTATTCAGTTCTCTGTCGCTCCAAACTGACACACAACTAGTTAATAGCGCTATAAACATTCATCTATCACCCCAAATTTGAGTAGATTAACGATGGTTTGTATCGTATTATTCATCTCAAATATAATAATCATTCTAACAAATAATTATTTCTTTATCAAATACTTAACTTTATAACATATAAAATGAGGTTTCAAAACTCCCGTTTAAAGCAAAAAAAAGTTGAGCAAGAGGTTTTGTTCAACTTTTTGCTCAACTTTTTAATAAGAAACCCTTGTAAATACTGATACTTACAAGGGTTTTGTTGTGGTCCCACCTGGGCTCGAACCAGGGACCACCTGATTATGAGATAGGTTTTATTTGTTTTCTTATTGTTGCACTTTGATTTACTTTTATTGATAATCAATTGTTTACGATAAATTTTATTGGTTTATATTTTCTTTTTATTTCTTTTTTATATAGATTTGTTCGTCAAATGTTCGCCAAAACTATATTATGAGTACTGTAAAATTTACCCTCAAAAACATCCCAAATAAGAACAAAGAGTATTCAATAATTTTAGTTCTAGTAAAAGACCGTAAAAACACTTCTATTTCTATCGGACAAACTTGTAAAAAAGAAGACTGGTGCTTTGATTCTTGTAGACTTAAAACTAATAATACAAAGCACAGATCTATAAATAGGTTTATTGAAAAAATAAATCTTAGAATAGACGATTTTATGCACGAAAGAAAAATGCTAGAAGAATCCTATTCTTTGAGTGATTTAGTAAATGAAATAAAAAGAGAAGATACTAAACCTAATAGCTTAGATTACTTTAATTTTCATCAAGAAGTCATAAATGAATTTAATAATTCTGGCAAGACGGGTTCAGCAAAGATTAACAAGGACACATTGGCTTCATTAAAAAAATACCACCAAAAAGATCAATTAAAATTTACAGAACTAAATGTAGAATTTCTTCAAAAATACGATTCTTACCTAAGAAGTAGAGGAGGAATAGATAGCGGCATAGGAATCAAAATGAGAACTATCAGAGCTATTTACAACAAAGCTATTCAAAGGAAAATAATTCCAGATAGATTTTACCCATTCAAGACTGTCAAAATTTCTAATTTAAAAAATGAAAACAAAAAAGAATATTTAACCGAAAATGAAATAAAACTGATTATAAACAAAGATTTTATTCAAAACAAAAAATTACAATTTGCCAAGGATATGTACTTATTTAGCTTCTATTGTAGAGGTATGAATTTTATTGACCTTATGAAACTTAATCATACTAATTTATTTGAAAATAGAATCTCTTATATAAGGACAAAAACAGGGGTTCATCTTGAATTTAAATTGATCTCTTCAGCTCAAGAAATACTAAATTATTACAGCCAAAAATCATTTAACAACTATTTATTTCCCGTGCTTTTAAATGAAAACATGACTCCTCTACAACTAAAAAACAGGGAACACAAAATTCTAGGACAGATAAATAAGTCTTTAAAGGAAATTTTACAAGTGTTAGAAATAAATAAAAATATCACTTTTTATACCGCACGACATTCCTTTGCTACTTATCTGAAGTTTAACAATGTTTCGATTGATGCTGTAAGTGAAATGTTAGGACATACAAATATAAAAACGACACAATCGTATCTTAGTAAGTTGCCAAACAAAAAATTAGACACAATTGTGGATAATGTATTTGAAAAATTTTAAACCTTACTTCTTAATAAAGCGTTTTTCCAATTAAAAAAACTAACTAAGTCCTACCAAAAAACATTTATGTGTTTTTACAATTTTATTTTTTTATTTTTTTATTTTTTTATTTTTTTATTTTTTTAAATAAATATTTATTTATTTATATATGTTTTTAAAATTGTTTAATCAATGGTTGTA from the Flavobacterium ammonificans genome contains:
- a CDS encoding erythromycin esterase family protein, which translates into the protein MKLLKQKLYFLILLILPLIVESQNKYNLDFNDFKQEEQKMPTGWFKWGNFENLTGEKFSDGNSVGKVVSDKNGTFGCITYRIPANYVGDTIVLSGRIKYENVKDYVGLVMRIDGHSKKGSLAFKSMQNQKIRGTSDWREYAIKLPFPSNAKDIYVGGILGKKGIAWFDDFKVSIDGIDIQKLEETKRLTLEDYNSDKLESALSKSSRKLDFSNEETLRNSLGPLIEKIGEKKIVAIGESTHGTSEFYRLREIITKRLIKEKGYRLVVLENPYDDIEILNKDLLKSPLDSLMHKHLFSIYQTQEMKSFLQWYKDNKSIYNIEFKGCDDSYWVFYELLKENFNSVNDNVLNKLLKELKSNIEKSSTDKLKKEHKVNNSICNNILDIENYLESTKKTTKSIREILFNGKNTYINYLNIKNQKPVQSRDEIMADRISFLAKNSDSKIIVWAHNAHISNEIITDNEIGIMGRDLKKEFGSDYYTIGLTTLKGSYAYIDEKFINGDHLYTEKLKTELFQPVNSLFWEKKLSQNGNSFVMDMSDLKNQLTTNEIIGATRLIGYSKESKEDIYYLPLIKNFDMMIFIEETNSTKPIFE
- a CDS encoding site-specific integrase, yielding MSTVKFTLKNIPNKNKEYSIILVLVKDRKNTSISIGQTCKKEDWCFDSCRLKTNNTKHRSINRFIEKINLRIDDFMHERKMLEESYSLSDLVNEIKREDTKPNSLDYFNFHQEVINEFNNSGKTGSAKINKDTLASLKKYHQKDQLKFTELNVEFLQKYDSYLRSRGGIDSGIGIKMRTIRAIYNKAIQRKIIPDRFYPFKTVKISNLKNENKKEYLTENEIKLIINKDFIQNKKLQFAKDMYLFSFYCRGMNFIDLMKLNHTNLFENRISYIRTKTGVHLEFKLISSAQEILNYYSQKSFNNYLFPVLLNENMTPLQLKNREHKILGQINKSLKEILQVLEINKNITFYTARHSFATYLKFNNVSIDAVSEMLGHTNIKTTQSYLSKLPNKKLDTIVDNVFEKF